From the genome of Sulfurihydrogenibium sp.:
CATAGAAAACATAAAATCAAACACAAAAGACAGCCAAAAAGAAGTTTTAAACATCACAAGCGAAATAAACAGATTAAAAATTAGAAAAGATGTTTTAGAGAAAAGATTAAAAGAAAACAGAGAAAAGCTTGAAAAAAACTTCCAAGAGCTTGCAAAAATCCTTGCACAGCTAAGCAATATTAGAGAAGATAAAACATCATTGCTTTTTAAAAACATAGAAGGTGTTTATGGAGCTGTTTCAGAAATCATTTCAATAAAAGACCCAAAAGTCCAAACAGCCATTGAAGTAGCAGGTGGCGGAAGGCTTAAAAACGTTGTGGTTGAGAATGAAGATGTAGCAAAAAAATGCTTAGATATTCTAAGGCAGGAAAAAGCAGGAAGAGTTACGTTTATTCCTTTAAACAAAATAAAGGTTCAAGACAATCCAAAATTACCTTTAGCAAAAGGCGTTTTAGGTTATGCGATAGATTTTGTCAATTACGATAAAAAAGTTGAAAAAGCCATAAAGTATGTATTTCAAGATACTATAATCATAGATACATTTGACACGGCTAAGGTTCTTGGAATTGGAAATTATAGAATGGTTACACTTGACGGCGAAGTCTTTGAAAAATCAGGAACAATAACAGGTGGATTAGAAAAGCAAAGTATCACAATCGGAAGGTCATTTTTAGAAGAAGAGAGAAAAAAACTTGAAGAGATAGACCAAAAATTAAAAGATGAAGAAAGAGCATTAGAAAATGAGCTAAAGCTTATAAATCAAAAAATCGCAGAAAATGAAAAAAATCTTGTAAAACTACAAACAGAATCTCAAAGTGTAAACTCAAGAATACAAGAATTAGAAAGAGGGCTGACAAACAAAAATTTAAGAATTGGACGTATAGAAAATGAGATTTTCAATCTAAAAAAACAAAGTTTAGAGCTTGAAAGCAAGATTGAAGAGATAAACAAAGACATACAAAACTTAAATCTTATGCTTTTACAGGTAAAAGACAAAAAAGAAAAAATGCTAAACCGTATGGAAAGCATGGGATTAAACAAATTAAGAAAAGAATGGGAAGAAACAACTCAAAAAGTTTACTCACTAAGAGACAAAAAGAAAGAGCTTGAAAACCAGATAGAAAAATTAAAATCCAAAGTAGAGAGCCATAAAATAAGAGTGTTCCAGATAGAAAGCGAAAAATTTACCTTAGAAAAAGAGCTTTACCACAAAAAATCAGAGATAGAAAATATAAAATCAGAGATAGACAACCTTACAAAACAGTTATCAGAACTTTGGAAAGGCTTAAAAGGACAGGAAGAAGAAAGAGAAAGACTGATGAATACTATATCTAATCTAAAAGACCAGCTTAAAAACCTAAGATACGAAGAAGACAACATAAACAGACAGACAACTTTACTTTTACAAGACAAAGCAAAAGCAGAGCAAAAAATAGCAGATTTAGAAGAAGAGATAATACTTCTTAAAGAGGAATACAGCGGCGAGCCAATAGAAGAAGATGTTAAAGAGATTGAGAAAAAATTAAAAGAGCTTCAAGAAAGAAGAAAAAATCTTGGATTTGTAAATGAAAAAGCTATTGAAGATTATGAAGAAGAAGAAAAAAGATACAACGAAATAAAAGAAAAGTTAGGCACACTAATAAATGAGAAAAAAGCAATAGAAGAGCTTATAGAAAGCTTAGAAGAAAAGAAAGTTAAGGCGTTTATGGAAGTGTTTGAAAACATAAACAAAAATTTAGCCAAGAACTTTAAAATCTTATCTCCATCAGGAAAAGCATACTTAGAGCTTGAAAACGAGCAAAATCCATTAAGCGGTGGTGTGTTCTTAAAGGCAAGACCCAGGGGCAAAGATGTAAAAAGGCTTGAAATGATGTCCGGCGGTGAGAAAGCACTAACGGCTTTATCGTTTTTATTTGCAGTTCAGCAGTACAGACCAGCACCATTTTATTATTTTGATGAAGTAGATGCAGCACTTGATGATGCAAACGCAAGAAAAGTAGGTCAGTTGATGAAAGAGTTATCAAAAGAAGCACAGTTTATAGTAGTTACCCATAGAGACTCAATGGCAAGCTTTGCAGACAGAATAATCGGCGTATCAGCAAAAGATGGTATATCTAACATTTATACATTGGATATAAGTCAAATAAGAGGAGAACAGTCTCAAGAAGTAAATGAAGAAGTTTTGACTGAGACTGCTTCAAAGTCAACATCGTCATTCTGAACGAAGCAAAGAATCTTCTACTTTTATTGAATTTATCATCCAATGTATTGTAATTTTTTATAAAAATATGAAAATGTAGCAAATAGTCTAAACCTAAGTCTTGAAAGTTCTTCTAAAACATTAGTTTCAAACCATGCTAAAATATAAGAAAAATATATAAACTTGGAGCCTATCATAATGAAAGCAGTTATACTTGCTGGTGGAAGTGGGACAAGACTTTTTCCATTATCCAGAAAAAACCTGCCAAAGCAGTTTTTAAAAATTGCAGATGATCAATCACTTTTCCAAAAAACCATAGATAGAGCCTTAAAAATAGTAAAAAGTCCAAAAGATATAATAATCATAACAAACAAAGAATATATTTTTCACCTAAAAAGTCAGCTAAGAGAAATAAATCATTCTGAAAATGATTTTCATATTATTACCGAGCCGGTAGGAAGAAATACAGCACCAGCCATAGCCTTAGCAGTTAAATATCTAACAGAAAAACAAGACATACCATTTGATGAAACTATTTTTATATCTCCATCAGACCATATTATACAGCCTATCCAGGAGTTTGTAGAGTATGTTAAAAAAGCAGACGAGCTTGCAAAGGAAGGATATATCATAACCTTTGGAGTAAAACCTACAAAGCCGGAAACTGGTTATGGTTATATAGAAGCCGGAGAAAAGATAAAAGATGGGTACAAAGTCATAAAATTTCATGAAAAACCATCCATAGAAAAAGCTGCAGAATATCTGATGAAAGGAAATTTTTATTGGAACAGCGGAATGTTTACATTTAGCATTCAAACAATCTTTGATGAGTTTAAAAATCATAGTGAAGAAATATATCAGATGATAAATGATAATAACTTTGAAGAACTACTTAAAAACTTTGAAGCAATGCCAGATATATCGATAGATTATGCAGTAATGGAAAAGACAAACAAAGCAGCAGTAATTCCGATGAACATTAAATGGTCAGATGTTGGATCATGGGATAGTGTACATGAGATACTACCAAAAGATGAAAATCAAAACGTGAAAGTTGGCAAAGTAATAGATATAGACACAAAAAACAGTATGATAATAGGAAATAAAAGAGTAATATCCACGATAGGACTTGAAAATCTTATAATAGTAGAAACTGATGATGTTATCCTGATAGCTAAACAAGGAGAAGGGCAAAAAGTAAGAGAGATAGTAAATAAGATAAAAAACGATAAACAGCTTAGCTATTTAGTAGACCTGCACACTACAGTTTATAGACCTTGGGGAAGCTATACTGAGCTTGAAAAAGGAGAAAGATATAAAATAAAAAGAATAACTGTATATCCTGGAGAGTCTTTGAGCCTACAGATGCATTATCACAGAAGCGAACACTGGATAGTAGTAAAAGGCACTGCAAAAGTAGTTTTAGAAGAAAACGGAGAAATAAAAGAATATTTCGTTCATGAAAATGAAAGCATATACGTTCCAAAAACTACTAAACATAGGTTAGTTAATCCAGGAAAGATTCCGTTAGAGCTAATAGAAGTGCAAGTTGGTGAGTACGTGGAAGAGGATGATATTGTAAGATTTAATGATGTGTATGGAAGGTGTTAGGAAAATGAGGGGTATATTTTTTGTCATCGTATATTAAGTATACCAAAAATTTTTAAACTTTAAGAGAATAAGTTTTATAATAATTACAGACATGGGAGAAAAAAGGAAGGACAGATCAAGTTTCTGTCATTGGTCTTTTAAGACCGTT
Proteins encoded in this window:
- a CDS encoding mannose-1-phosphate guanylyltransferase/mannose-6-phosphate isomerase; its protein translation is MKAVILAGGSGTRLFPLSRKNLPKQFLKIADDQSLFQKTIDRALKIVKSPKDIIIITNKEYIFHLKSQLREINHSENDFHIITEPVGRNTAPAIALAVKYLTEKQDIPFDETIFISPSDHIIQPIQEFVEYVKKADELAKEGYIITFGVKPTKPETGYGYIEAGEKIKDGYKVIKFHEKPSIEKAAEYLMKGNFYWNSGMFTFSIQTIFDEFKNHSEEIYQMINDNNFEELLKNFEAMPDISIDYAVMEKTNKAAVIPMNIKWSDVGSWDSVHEILPKDENQNVKVGKVIDIDTKNSMIIGNKRVISTIGLENLIIVETDDVILIAKQGEGQKVREIVNKIKNDKQLSYLVDLHTTVYRPWGSYTELEKGERYKIKRITVYPGESLSLQMHYHRSEHWIVVKGTAKVVLEENGEIKEYFVHENESIYVPKTTKHRLVNPGKIPLELIEVQVGEYVEEDDIVRFNDVYGRC
- the smc gene encoding chromosome segregation protein SMC, which encodes MKTYIDRINVYGFKSYGDRHLTIPLGPGFTAIVGPNGAGKSNIGDSIVFCLGIASARAMRALKLTDLIFSSKDKSAPYAEVEIVFKNLGAFPINSEEVRISRKVELSGKSTYKINGKTVKQQEVEDLLTQAGIPIQGYNIVTQGDIYKFVNMTPGERRELLSEIAGITVYEEKKQKALADLKEAQEKADNVKAVLKEIEHTLKKLQQEKENAILAINIESQIKELENRLLGAKLYHLLSQKQQALQHLQDIEKDLQQFYKSKEENIEKQKQILNQIRDLENRLNEIQNSFLPIKEQEGSITASIRSLNEKKDTLEKEIQSIDSKIKQLIQEKELIVKDILKLEEEIKTVEKQLPDIEKKLLEAEKELEEKNKKLKEYEIFDSSVKNDLGEIERQEKELLDKIKELEKQKVEYQLKYTTTVEKSENYKKEIENLKQEIENIEKTIENIKSNTKDSQKEVLNITSEINRLKIRKDVLEKRLKENREKLEKNFQELAKILAQLSNIREDKTSLLFKNIEGVYGAVSEIISIKDPKVQTAIEVAGGGRLKNVVVENEDVAKKCLDILRQEKAGRVTFIPLNKIKVQDNPKLPLAKGVLGYAIDFVNYDKKVEKAIKYVFQDTIIIDTFDTAKVLGIGNYRMVTLDGEVFEKSGTITGGLEKQSITIGRSFLEEERKKLEEIDQKLKDEERALENELKLINQKIAENEKNLVKLQTESQSVNSRIQELERGLTNKNLRIGRIENEIFNLKKQSLELESKIEEINKDIQNLNLMLLQVKDKKEKMLNRMESMGLNKLRKEWEETTQKVYSLRDKKKELENQIEKLKSKVESHKIRVFQIESEKFTLEKELYHKKSEIENIKSEIDNLTKQLSELWKGLKGQEEERERLMNTISNLKDQLKNLRYEEDNINRQTTLLLQDKAKAEQKIADLEEEIILLKEEYSGEPIEEDVKEIEKKLKELQERRKNLGFVNEKAIEDYEEEEKRYNEIKEKLGTLINEKKAIEELIESLEEKKVKAFMEVFENINKNLAKNFKILSPSGKAYLELENEQNPLSGGVFLKARPRGKDVKRLEMMSGGEKALTALSFLFAVQQYRPAPFYYFDEVDAALDDANARKVGQLMKELSKEAQFIVVTHRDSMASFADRIIGVSAKDGISNIYTLDISQIRGEQSQEVNEEVLTETASKSTSSF